A part of Aegilops tauschii subsp. strangulata cultivar AL8/78 chromosome 2, Aet v6.0, whole genome shotgun sequence genomic DNA contains:
- the LOC109757899 gene encoding small ribosomal subunit protein uS19 — protein sequence MADVDVDTEVAAGAQPKKRTFRKFSYRGVDLDALLDMSTDDLVQMFPARARRRFKRGLKRKPMALVKKLRKAKKDAPAGEKPEPVRTHLRNMIIVPEMIGSLIGVYNGKTFNQVEIKPEMIGHYLAEFSISYKPVKHGRPGIGATHSSRFIPLK from the exons ATG GCGGACGTCGACGTTGACACGGAGGTGGCCGCGGGCGCGCAGCCGAAGAAGAGGACGTTCCGCAAGTTCAGCTATCGCGGCGTGGATCTCGATGCCCTCCTCGACATGTCCACCGACGACCTTGTCCAGATGTTCCCCGCTCGCGCCCGCAGAAG GTTCAAGAGGGGTCTCAAGAGGAAGCCCATGGCGCTCGTCAAGAAGCTGCGCAAGGCG AAAAAGGACGCTCCTGCTGGTGAGAAGCCTGAGCCAGTGAGGACACATCTCCGTAACATGATCATTGTCCCTGAGATGATTGGCAGCCTTATCGGTGTCTACAATGGCAAGACCTTCAACCAGGTTGAGATTAAGCCTGAGATGATTGGCCATTACCTTGCAGAGTTCTCTATCTCCTACAAGCCAGTGAAGCACGGTAGGCCCGGTATCGGTGCCACACACTCCTCCCGGTTCATTCCTCTTAAATGA